The following are from one region of the Pocillopora verrucosa isolate sample1 chromosome 3, ASM3666991v2, whole genome shotgun sequence genome:
- the LOC131790841 gene encoding phosphoenolpyruvate carboxykinase, cytosolic [GTP] isoform X2 — translation MVSQLPAGCSVIRGQFDSLPTKVQEYVADKAELCQPDNIYICDGSKEENESLINELIESGVLTKLHKYDNCFLARTDPRDVARVESKTYICTEDKGESIPTAKDGVEGRLGKWMSVKDMNKELSKRFPGCMKGRTMYVMAFSMGPVGSPVSKIGIQVTDSPYVVCSMRIMTRMGAEVMKVLGNNGFVKCLHSVGLPKPEPPSQFKWPCNPDRTIISHFPHDREIKSFGSGYGGNSLLGKKCFALRIASTIGRDEGWLAEHMLVVALTNPQGEKKYIAAAFPSACGKTNLAMMTPTLPGWKVECIGDDIAWMWFDEEGQLRAINPEFGFFGVAPGTSNKTNPVAMDTCKKGTLFTNVAQTGDGDFYWEGLPLPDADVTTWLGEKNWKPGKTKAAHPNSRFCAPISNCPIMDKDWENPKGVPISAILFGGRRPRGVPLVYEAFNWQHGVFIASSMSSEATAAAEHQGKNIMRDPFAMRPFFGYNFGKYMEHWLSMGNNPNHKLPRIFHVNWFRLDENNKFLWPGFGENSRVLEWVLRRCDGEDIAKPSPIGFIPKNDSINAEGLGELNMKELFSIPKNYWLEECRSLRQYYEEQLGDDLPNAVRDELNALEERLKQ, via the exons ATGGTTTCACAGCTTCCAGCCGGTTGTTCGGTGATTCGAGGACAGTTTGACTCTCTACCCACTAAAGTACAGGAATACGTGGCTGACAAAGCTGAACTCTGCCAACCGGACAACATTTACATTTGCGATGGGTCCAAGGAAGAGAACGAATCATTAATAAACGAGTTGATCGAAAGTGGTGTGTTGACTAAACTTCATAAATATGACAACTG TTTCTTAGCCCGCACTGATCCACGCGATGTGGCACGAGTGGAATCTAAAACGTACATCTGTACAGAGGACAAAGGAGAATCCATCCCAACAGCAAAGGATGGAGTTGAAGGCCGGCTGGGTAAATGGATGAGCGTAAAGGATATGAACAAGGAGTTGAGTAAAAGATTTCCTGGTTGTATGAAAG GCCGTACCATGTATGTCATGGCATTCAGTATGGGTCCAGTTGGGTCTCCTGTGTCTAAGATTGGTATCCAAGTCACAGACTCTCCTTATGTGGTCTGTTCCATGCGCATCATGACTAGGATGGGTGCAGAGGTTATGAAAGTTCTGGGAAACAACGGCTTTGTGAAGTGTCTACACTCAGTTGGTTTGCCTAAACCTGAACCACCATCCCAGTTCAAGTGGCCTTGTAATCCAGATAGAACCATTATCTCTCACTTTCCTCATGATCGTGAAATCAAATCATTTGGAAGCGGTTATGGAGGAAATTCTCTGTTGGGAAAGAAATGCTTTGCTCTACGGATTGCCAGCACAATTGGTCGTGACGAAGGATGGTTGGCAGAACACATGCTG GTTGTTGCTCTCACAAACCCCCAGGGTGAAAAGAAATACATTGCTGCAGCCTTCCCAAGTGCCTGTGGAAAGACCAATTTGGCCATGATGACACCAACATTGCCAGGTTGGAAGGTTGAATGCATTGGGGATGACATTGCCTGGATGTGGTTTGATGAGGAAGGTCAACTGAGAGCTATTAATCCTGAATTTGGCTTCTTTGGAGTTGCACCAGGAACATCGAACAAGACCAACCCAGTTGCTATGGATACATGCAAAAAGGGAACATTGTTCACGAATGTTGCACAAACAGGCGATGGTGACTTTTATTGGGAAG GTTTGCCGCTACCAGATGCAGATGTAACTACTTGGCTTGGAGAGAAAAATTGGAAGCCTGGAAAAACTAAGGCAGCACATCCTAATTCCAGATTCTGTGCACCAATAAGCAATTGCCCAATCATGGACAAAGACTGGGAAAATCCCAAGGGTGTTCCCATCAGTGCTATACTGTTTGGTGGCCGACGCCCAAGAGGAGTTCCTCTGGTGTATGAAGCCTTTAATTGGCAGCATGGGGTTTTCATTGCTTCATCCATGTCCTCTGAAGCCACCGCCGCTGCTGAACATCAGGGAAAAAATATCATGAGAGATCCTTTTGCTATGAGGCCTTTCTTTGGGTACAATTTTGGCAAGTACATGGAGCACTGGTTAAGTATGGGAAACAATCCAAATCACAAGTTACCAagaatttttcatgtaaactgGTTCCGTCTTGATGAAAATAACAAGTTTTTGTGGCCAG GATTTGGAGAGAACAGTCGTGTGCTAGAGTGGGTGCTGCGACGTTGTGATGGAGAGGACATTGCCAAGCCTAGCCCAATTGGCTTCATACCCAAGAATGATTCAATTAATGCTGAAGGTCTTGGAGAACTGAACATGAAGGAGCTGTTCAGTATTCCCAAGAACTATTGGTTGGAAGAGTGCCGCTCCCTGCGACAATACTATGAAGAGCAGCTAGGGGATGACTTACCAAATGCTGTTAGAGATGAGCTAAATGCTCTTGAAGAAAGGCTTAAGCAGTAA
- the LOC131790841 gene encoding phosphoenolpyruvate carboxykinase, cytosolic [GTP] isoform X1: MSFTSAISRISSIAVLPSVRFTLRYRIALRRMVSQLPAGCSVIRGQFDSLPTKVQEYVADKAELCQPDNIYICDGSKEENESLINELIESGVLTKLHKYDNCFLARTDPRDVARVESKTYICTEDKGESIPTAKDGVEGRLGKWMSVKDMNKELSKRFPGCMKGRTMYVMAFSMGPVGSPVSKIGIQVTDSPYVVCSMRIMTRMGAEVMKVLGNNGFVKCLHSVGLPKPEPPSQFKWPCNPDRTIISHFPHDREIKSFGSGYGGNSLLGKKCFALRIASTIGRDEGWLAEHMLVVALTNPQGEKKYIAAAFPSACGKTNLAMMTPTLPGWKVECIGDDIAWMWFDEEGQLRAINPEFGFFGVAPGTSNKTNPVAMDTCKKGTLFTNVAQTGDGDFYWEGLPLPDADVTTWLGEKNWKPGKTKAAHPNSRFCAPISNCPIMDKDWENPKGVPISAILFGGRRPRGVPLVYEAFNWQHGVFIASSMSSEATAAAEHQGKNIMRDPFAMRPFFGYNFGKYMEHWLSMGNNPNHKLPRIFHVNWFRLDENNKFLWPGFGENSRVLEWVLRRCDGEDIAKPSPIGFIPKNDSINAEGLGELNMKELFSIPKNYWLEECRSLRQYYEEQLGDDLPNAVRDELNALEERLKQ, encoded by the exons ATGTCATTTACATCAGCTATCTCACG AATTTCGTCGATAGCTGTTCTGCCGTCAGTTCGTTTTACATTACGTTATCGCATCGCCCTTCGAAGGATGGTTTCACAGCTTCCAGCCGGTTGTTCGGTGATTCGAGGACAGTTTGACTCTCTACCCACTAAAGTACAGGAATACGTGGCTGACAAAGCTGAACTCTGCCAACCGGACAACATTTACATTTGCGATGGGTCCAAGGAAGAGAACGAATCATTAATAAACGAGTTGATCGAAAGTGGTGTGTTGACTAAACTTCATAAATATGACAACTG TTTCTTAGCCCGCACTGATCCACGCGATGTGGCACGAGTGGAATCTAAAACGTACATCTGTACAGAGGACAAAGGAGAATCCATCCCAACAGCAAAGGATGGAGTTGAAGGCCGGCTGGGTAAATGGATGAGCGTAAAGGATATGAACAAGGAGTTGAGTAAAAGATTTCCTGGTTGTATGAAAG GCCGTACCATGTATGTCATGGCATTCAGTATGGGTCCAGTTGGGTCTCCTGTGTCTAAGATTGGTATCCAAGTCACAGACTCTCCTTATGTGGTCTGTTCCATGCGCATCATGACTAGGATGGGTGCAGAGGTTATGAAAGTTCTGGGAAACAACGGCTTTGTGAAGTGTCTACACTCAGTTGGTTTGCCTAAACCTGAACCACCATCCCAGTTCAAGTGGCCTTGTAATCCAGATAGAACCATTATCTCTCACTTTCCTCATGATCGTGAAATCAAATCATTTGGAAGCGGTTATGGAGGAAATTCTCTGTTGGGAAAGAAATGCTTTGCTCTACGGATTGCCAGCACAATTGGTCGTGACGAAGGATGGTTGGCAGAACACATGCTG GTTGTTGCTCTCACAAACCCCCAGGGTGAAAAGAAATACATTGCTGCAGCCTTCCCAAGTGCCTGTGGAAAGACCAATTTGGCCATGATGACACCAACATTGCCAGGTTGGAAGGTTGAATGCATTGGGGATGACATTGCCTGGATGTGGTTTGATGAGGAAGGTCAACTGAGAGCTATTAATCCTGAATTTGGCTTCTTTGGAGTTGCACCAGGAACATCGAACAAGACCAACCCAGTTGCTATGGATACATGCAAAAAGGGAACATTGTTCACGAATGTTGCACAAACAGGCGATGGTGACTTTTATTGGGAAG GTTTGCCGCTACCAGATGCAGATGTAACTACTTGGCTTGGAGAGAAAAATTGGAAGCCTGGAAAAACTAAGGCAGCACATCCTAATTCCAGATTCTGTGCACCAATAAGCAATTGCCCAATCATGGACAAAGACTGGGAAAATCCCAAGGGTGTTCCCATCAGTGCTATACTGTTTGGTGGCCGACGCCCAAGAGGAGTTCCTCTGGTGTATGAAGCCTTTAATTGGCAGCATGGGGTTTTCATTGCTTCATCCATGTCCTCTGAAGCCACCGCCGCTGCTGAACATCAGGGAAAAAATATCATGAGAGATCCTTTTGCTATGAGGCCTTTCTTTGGGTACAATTTTGGCAAGTACATGGAGCACTGGTTAAGTATGGGAAACAATCCAAATCACAAGTTACCAagaatttttcatgtaaactgGTTCCGTCTTGATGAAAATAACAAGTTTTTGTGGCCAG GATTTGGAGAGAACAGTCGTGTGCTAGAGTGGGTGCTGCGACGTTGTGATGGAGAGGACATTGCCAAGCCTAGCCCAATTGGCTTCATACCCAAGAATGATTCAATTAATGCTGAAGGTCTTGGAGAACTGAACATGAAGGAGCTGTTCAGTATTCCCAAGAACTATTGGTTGGAAGAGTGCCGCTCCCTGCGACAATACTATGAAGAGCAGCTAGGGGATGACTTACCAAATGCTGTTAGAGATGAGCTAAATGCTCTTGAAGAAAGGCTTAAGCAGTAA
- the LOC131776102 gene encoding uncharacterized protein — protein MFLIQATLILTSVRTCSLGVCYDKRWDCKDLANDGHCQSNPYATLRECPISCGVHCNQCRDFGWDCEKRKDECHSHPYEAGHHCPKSCGICY, from the exons atgtttcttATCCAAGCAACCTTAATTTTAACGTCTGTGCGAACTTGTTCTCTAGGTGTATGTTACGATAAGAGATGGGACTGCAAGGACTTGGCGAACGATGGCCACTGCCAGAGTAACCCGTACGCAACATTACGAGAATGTCCGATTTCTTGTGGTGTTCATTGCA ATCAATGCCGGGACTTCGGCTGGGACTGTGAGAAGAGGAAAGATGAGTGCCATAGCCACCCCTATGAAGCTGGACACCACTGTCCAAAGTCCTGTGGAATTTGTTATTGA